The genomic stretch TTGTATCAATATATGGTTAtgtcaattaaaagaaaaattattaatgTGAGTGTTAATATTTTCATGTGAATATGATAATTGAAAATCGTTCAATAATTTATATGCAGTTTAATTGTTTCACATATATATAACACGTGTCGACATGTTAATTTATATCTTGATGCATGCACGCAGGACTCTTGGATTAGAATACTTGGACCTTTACTTAATCCACTGGCCACTGACTACAGAGCCTGAGCTGAAGAAATTTCCTTACGATGAAGATGACTTGTTGCCATTTGACTTGAAGGGTGTGTGGACCTCAATGCAAGAATGCCAAAACTTGGGTCTCACTAAATCAATTGGAGTCAGCAACTTCTCTTGCAAAAAGCTTGAAAATCTCCTCTCTTTTGCTACTATTCCTCCTGCGGTTAATCAAGTAATTAAACTTTTTATATATAGTTACACACATAAATATTAAGGAACGTTCAGATAAAAACGTTAAAATGTCctttttttttagatattttttaataattaaaatttaatatatataattaattaaattatattatttttattaaaatttcgtcaaataaattaatttaactaaaaaaatagtaaattaaattttaaattggtctaaattaatattattttttataaaaaatgattacaatatctttattataaaaaataactaaaatactcctattatttatattaattttgagaatctTAAATTctagctcttttcttttttgtcgtcatagaattagaatttagagtttttaaaattaatatatatatatatatatatataataagagtatttagttattttttataataggaatattgtaattattttttataaaaaatattaatttagaccaatttaaaatttaatttattggtttttttgctaaactaatttatttggctaatttaaagaaaaataatatagtttaatcgattatatatgttaaattttaattattaaaaaatatcttaataaaaaaagacgtttttaACATCTTTATCTGAGTGACTCTCAAATATTAATTATAGATAAATGTCTATTTcaatcttatttttatattgtatttatttgatgGCTAAAGCAACTAGtgataactaaaaaataaaattcaatctGATTTCCAATAATTTAAGTGATTGGTCTAAGTGGATTTTGATACAGAATTCGTTTAGACAAATTATTTGAATGTTTGGAAATTGGTTAGACAATAATTACTTGAATGGTTGAAGGCTGATTACAAATTTTTGAACTATAAAAAGTCGCTTTGTCCTAtaagcaaataataaaaaaccgaaaagaatatttatttttaattttattcattcatTAAACATTAATAGTTACTAAATTAAATACGTACTAAACCAATCACCAACAGGTGGAATTGAATCCTTGCTGGCAGCAGAAGAATTTAAGAGAATACTGCAAAACTAAGGGTATTGTAGTAACTGCATATTCTCCATTGGGAGCTAAAGATTCCTTTTGGGGTGGTAATCATGTTATGGACAATGAACTATTGAAGCAAATTGCACATGCTCATGGAAAAACAGTTGCTCATATAAGTCTTAGATGGCTCTATGAACAAGGTGTAACTTTTGCAGTGAAGAGCTATAACAAAGAGAGAATCAAACAGAACTTGGAAATATTTGACTTTTCACTTACAAGTGATGATTATCAAAAGATTAATCAAATCAAACAGGAGCGCAAAGTGAAGAACGGTCCCGCTGGATTCGAATTTGCTGAAAATCTTTGGGATGGAGAAAATTAGATAATGTTATGtattaaattcttattttatttttaaaaaataaaaataaaataagaatttaattaatattatgcATTTATGTCTAGTTATATATTTTGCATCTTTAGTTTGCCTTTGTCTTGTGTGGAACTGTAATAAAATACGAAGACAAATAGTCTTCAAATAAAGGGACTTGTATGTTCTCAATAATTCAATGATATTCCTGTCTTTAATTTGATGCATGTTTAATTCAATCTTATGAAAAGTATTTTtctatatatcttttatttatattaaaaaataagtttgagTTTGTCTTGTTGGTTTATTAGTTAATCCATTTAAATAAATGTTGTTGATTTAAATTTCGTTTTCTATATGCTATAACATATTAGTCAATAATAAattctttaataaaatttagatcCAATAAATTAATCTTTGTTCTGTCGGAcaagagataaaaaaattatattaaaaataattgatatatCTAACATCAAACATAGTAATATACCATGTTTTGATATTAATTTCTTTACATCTCTCTGCACAatgttatttataaaaaaaaatataaaaagtttagaaaaataattctctTACAAATCAACATAAGccaattttattataatttaaattttatacaaaaaaaattaataattaaaatttaaaattaaaaaaaaaattctatttacATTTATCCTAATTACATTTGTAACTAATTTTTTGAATGattattttaactattttttacttttttctaaatttcgaattattctttttattagttttgtattatttctttttttatgctttgtatattttttttgaaatttagatgattttttttcttatgttttatatgttttttttttttaaaatttagataattttttatcttatattttgtttttttttttggagtttcaatttttttgaaagagGATTAGAATTTGCGTAATTAATGGTAAAAGGTGAATTAGAGTGAGAAgtgataattaataataattaattttatatttttaaaaataaaatttaaataattattaattaacaataattaattagtatagattgtaatttaaaaatatttattggcTTGTTATTAATTAGATCCTATTGATTGCCTAGCtagattgatttttttttttggtgactccTAGCGTGATTGatttgttaataattaattattacttATGGTGAAGTTTGTTAATAATTACAAGATTATAACTTTttaataactatatatattacttttttcTTGTATTTCAATAGccattattataatattatgtATATCATGTTTTATTTATAACTCATGAACATTATTTTAGAACCAATGCCTTTTGTCATAattttttctgctttaactaTTTCTTTATAACaataatgtatatttttttattgaagttacgatatgtaattaaaaaataaaaatgcaatCAAATTAAggattgtatatatataaagaatcAATTAAAAAGTCTAACCGAGATATAACGAGAATCAATTAAATAATGTGAATGAAGATTTTGAATAACAAGATTCTCAcacatttaaatattttttttatctaaatttatttaagtaggttcaatattaataaaaatcatttttattaaaagaGTGTCATTACATTTTTAAATACACACATATGTTATCTccttcttttttaaaatttatgcatacctccttctcttcctcctccttcgCACACACAGATTCTTCTTCTGCTTCTCGTcctcattctcttcttcttcttctcctttttcgtTATTGTCATCACCAACAATACCAACATTTTGCTAATGgattattttttcaattgaattgaatgaaaTGCAATTactaaattgaattgaatagacGCAAATgttctgaattgaattgaattgtattgaatttaatttaattgataatttcTAAATTGTAGACACaagtgttttgaatttgattttatataatggataggTTAAATTATACAGTTGGTCCTATACTTTTGGTGAAATTACAAATTGGTCCTTATActttaaaagtttgtaattgggtccctaaagataattaaaatttgtaatttagtcCCTGCCATTCAAAAAGTGTTTGACttaacagaatattctcagAATATTCTCTATTTTGAACATGTGACCTGCACATGTTTGCAATAGGGACCAATTTGCAACTTTAGTGAAAGTATGTGGACCAACCGTGTAATTTAACCATTTGAAAATAACCAAAAACTCCCTAGACTATCTGAATCCACCCTACCCCTCCCTAGCTCTCTCACTCTCACTTTCTCACTTTCCAAAATGGCACCCCAACTCCAACGCTCTCTGTCTCTCACCTCGACTTACCATCGTCGTGCCTCTCACCTCCGTCACTACGCCGAATTCACTAATAAATTGAGTTGCTATTTTTATGTTGATTTGTTGCTATTTTTTTCTTAGACATTAAATTGTTCGCTTTGAGCATGCTTGGGATTGGAATGGTTCTCTTTCATTTATCGTCGGTGTTCAGTATTGGGATTGGATGAGAAGAAAAAGTTGTCGGATGAGAGAGGCGAGATGGAGAAAGGAGGCGAGACCCGACTCGTGAGCACAAATGCGATGGATCTGGCGTAGCGACGGTGAACCGATGTGAGAGATAGAGAGCGGTGGGGTTCAGGTGTCGTTTTAGAAAGTGAGAAAGTGAGAGTGAGAGAGTTGGAGAGGGACGGGGTAGGTTCAGATAGCCTAGGGAGTTTTTAGTCACTTCAAATGATTAAATTACACAGTTAGTCCCATACTTTCACTAAAATTGCAAATTGGTCCCTGTTGTCAAACATGTGCAGGTCACATGTTCAAAATAGAGAATATTTtgagaatattctgttaaatcaaACACTTTTTGAATGGTGGGgactaaattacaaattttaattctttttaggGATCCAATTATAAACTTTTAAAGTGTAGAGACTAATTTGTAATTTCACTGAAAGTGTAGGACCAACTGTGTAATTTAACCTAATGGATAATGTTCCGTTTATTTAGTACTATATAATTGTTTCACCTTAATAATGTGTTCGattcattatgcagaaagctgttttgaatttgattttatataatggatagtGTTCCGTTCATTCAATACTATACATTTATTTCACCTTAATAACATGTTCAATTCattatgaattgaattgaatggacgCAGGTGTTcagaattgaattgaattgactTGAATTGATAATCTCTAAATTGTAAACATAggtgttttgaatttgattttatataatggataatgttccATTCATTTAATATTATACAATTGTTTAACCTTAATAacgtgttcggttcattatTCAGAAAgctattttaaatttgattttatataatggataatgttctgttcatttagtactatacaattgtttcaccttaataacgtgttcggttcattatgaattgaattgaatggacgCAGGTattctgaattgaattgaattgaattgaattgataatctctaagaggaggagaagaagaaagaaagaaaaaaaatctgcATGTGCAAatttggaagaagaagaagaaaagtctGCGTGTGCTTcgttgaaagaagaagaagaagaagaagaagaagaagaagaagaagaagaagaagaagaagaagaagaagaagaagaagaagaagaagaagaaggaggaggaggaggaggaggaggagaaaaagaaaaatctgCGTAAatttggaagaagaagaagaaaaaatacgaggaagaggaggagaaaaagaaaaaaatagaaaaggagtacgtaatttaaaaaattgttacaacaatTTTGATAAACTTAGATAAAGATTTTGTTTAGACGTAgaattttattctttaaataataGGTATGGTTGGATGAAAAcgttatgatatttttaaattggttTCTTCTTACTTATCtatttaagaaaataataatatagatTTTGTTTTACTCATCAATTCACACAATCCTATTTTAGTTTTTCTGTTCAGTAGCTCGGGTACCGGACGGTTTGGGGGAGATCCCTCGGGTGGTAAGGTGGGGTTTCTGCCAGGTTCAGGGTTGCGGAGATGGAGCTGGAGCAGCCGACTTTCCGAGTTCCTGGTGTGAAGGGGg from Arachis stenosperma cultivar V10309 chromosome 9, arast.V10309.gnm1.PFL2, whole genome shotgun sequence encodes the following:
- the LOC130949100 gene encoding NAD(P)H-dependent 6'-deoxychalcone synthase-like; translated protein: MSLTTNVVVPNVVLQSSFTMPVIGFGTAAMSNDSDTLKAAVIEAVKLGYRHFDTASIYGSEQALGEAIAEALKLGLISSRDELFITSKLWLSDNHPHLVLPALQNSLKTLGLEYLDLYLIHWPLTTEPELKKFPYDEDDLLPFDLKGVWTSMQECQNLGLTKSIGVSNFSCKKLENLLSFATIPPAVNQVELNPCWQQKNLREYCKTKGIVVTAYSPLGAKDSFWGGNHVMDNELLKQIAHAHGKTVAHISLRWLYEQGVTFAVKSYNKERIKQNLEIFDFSLTSDDYQKINQIKQERKVKNGPAGFEFAENLWDGEN